Proteins found in one Podarcis muralis chromosome 5, rPodMur119.hap1.1, whole genome shotgun sequence genomic segment:
- the NGF gene encoding beta-nerve growth factor has product MSMLCYTLIIAFLIGIRAAPKTEDNAPLGSPATSDISESRRTKTHHIMKMSQHRDHSQPVTGKVVNRKSGQAASIIVDPKLFQKRRFQSPRVLFSTQPPPLSRDGLSVELLDSTDSTNRTIRAKRAAHPVHNRGEYSVCDSVSVWVANKTTATDIKGKEVTVVVDVNYNNYPYKQYFFETKCRDPKPVSSGCRGIDARHWNSYCTTTHTFVKALTMDGKQAAWRFIRIDTACVCVISRKTENL; this is encoded by the coding sequence ATGTCCATGCTGTGCTACACTCTGATTATAGCATTTCTGATCGGCATACGGGCAGCACCAAAAACTGAAGATAATGCACCACTGGGGTCTCCTGCAACATCTGACATTTCTGAAAGCAGACGGACTAAAACACACCACATTATGAAAATGTCTCAGCACAGAGACCACAGCCAGCCTGTTACTGGGAAGGTAGTGAACAGGAAATCCGGGCAAGCTGCAAGCATCATAGTGGATCCAAAGCTTTTTCAGAAGAGGAGGTTCCAGTCACCTCGGGTTTTGTTCAGCACTCAGCCTCCACCTTTGTCAAGGGATGGGCTGAGTGTGGAGCTCCTAGACAGCACAGACTCTACGAACAGGACGATCCGAGCCAAGCGCGCAGCTCACCCTGTGCACAACCGAGGAGAGTACTCTGTGTGCGACAGTGTTAGTGTGTGGGTTGCCAACAAAACCACAGCGACAGACATTAAAGGCAAAGAGGTGACTGTGGTGGTGGACGTCAACTATAACAACTACCCTTACAAACAGTACTTTTTCGAGACCAAGTGCAGAGACCCTAAGCCGGTGTCCAGTGGGTGCAGAGGCATTGATGCCAGGCATTGGAATTCCTACTGCACCACCACACACACCTTTGTCAAGGCACTGACAATGGATGGCAAGCAGGCAGCTTGGCGCTTCATTCGGATTGACACTGCCTGCGTATGCGTAATCAGTAGGAAAACAGAGAACCTCTGA